Proteins encoded in a region of the Elaeis guineensis isolate ETL-2024a chromosome 7, EG11, whole genome shotgun sequence genome:
- the LOC105048463 gene encoding uncharacterized protein isoform X4: MGDHLALLVDHLLTESTLEAAIASRKQAQIGAVSASLGDPVSELTQKIIVADKTSPHKLVECRICQEEDVDSNMEIPCACCGSLKYAHRKCVQRWCDEKGDTICEICLQQFKPGYTAPPPLFHYGSIPMNFRGSWEISRQDLRDSEIITMVPSDRGLMSSDYDEYSASTTRSAIYCRLVTIVFMVLLVLRQILPLIIGGSGQYSLTLFSMLMLRTAGILLPVFVMARALTTFQRRRHQQVTRDIPVSLSDGERVQSHSLQLMQSQPHLIRVH; this comes from the exons ATGGGAGACCATCTTGCTTTGCTGGTGGACCACCTGCTGACCGAGTCAACGCTTGAAGCAGCAATTGCAAGCAGAAAACAAGCGCAGATTGGGGCTGTCTCGGCATCATTGGGGGATCCCGTGAGTGAATTAACTCAGAAGATAATTGTTGCAGACAAGACATCCCCGCACAAATTGGTCGAATGCCGAATCTGCCAAGAGGAAGATGTGGATTCCAACATGGAGATTCCCTGTGCATGCTGTGGCAGTTTAAAG TATGCTCACCGAAAATGTGTACAACGGTGGTGTGATGAGAAGGGCGACACCATTTGTGAGATTTGCCTGCAG CAATTCAAGCCGGGTTATACTGCCCCGCCTCCATTGTTTCACTATGGGAGTATCCCGATGAACTTCAG GGGAAGCTGGGAGATTTCCCGACAGGATCTGCGTGATTCTGAGATCATAACAATGGTTCCATCGGATCGTGGTCTCATGAGTTCCGACTATGATGAGTATTCAGCTTCGACCACCAGAAGCGCAATTTATTGTCGATTGGTTACCATTGTT TTCATGGTTCTTTTGGTTCTTCGGCAGATTCTTCCTCTCATAATAGGTGGTTCCGGGCAGTATTCATTAACACTCTTCTCG ATGCTGATGTTGCGGACTGCTGGGATACTTCTACCAGTCTTTGTAATGGCAAGAGCTTTAACGACGTTTCAACGCCGACGCCATCAACAG GTGACTCGAGATATTCCCGTCTCTTTATCTGATGGAGAAAGGGTACAATCTCATTCCTTGCAGCTGATGCAGTCTCAACCACACCTCATTCGTGTGCACTAG
- the LOC105048462 gene encoding probable ribose-5-phosphate isomerase 1 codes for MRGAFYPQALDLGHSFPHHLFADRLPVSSPPPTAAALTQDDLKRIAAHRAVDLVESGMVLGLGTGSTAAHALDRLGDLLRRGVLRDIVGIPTSLKTAAHAAAVGIPLSDLDAHPVVDLSIDGADEVDPALNLVKGRGGSLLREKMIEGASRRFVVIVDESKLVPCLGGSGLAVPVEVVPFCWKYTLGQLERLFDNDPGFNAKLRTFSDKEGVEMPFVTDNSNYIIDLYFERGISGDLDAVSDSMLRFPGVVEHGMFLGMATSVIVAGKNGVTFMEK; via the coding sequence ATGCGGGGCGCGTTCTACCCTCAAGCCCTAGATTTGGGGCATTCCTTCCCCCACCACCTCTTCGCCGACCGCCTTCCGGTGTCCTCACCGCCGCCGACGGCCGCCGCCCTCACCCAGGACGACCTCAAGCGCATCGCCGCCCACCGCGCCGTCGACCTGGTCGAGTCCGGCATGGTCCTCGGCCTCGGCACCGGCTCCACCGCCGCCCACGCTCTGGACCGCCTCGGTGACCTCCTCCGCCGGGGCGTCCTGCGCGACATCGTCGGCATTCCCACCTCCCTGAAAACCGCTGCCCACGCCGCCGCCGTTGGCATCCCGCTCTCTGACCTCGACGCCCACCCCGTCGTCGACCTCTCAATCGACGGTGCCGATGAGGTCGATCCCGCGCTCAACCTCGTCAAGGGCCGCGGCGGCTCCCTCCTCCGGGAGAAGATGATCGAGGGCGCCAGCCGCCGCTTCGTGGTCATCGTCGATGAGTCCAAGCTGGTCCCTTGCCTTGGGGGAAGCGGCCTCGCCGTGCCCGTGGAGGTGGTCCCCTTCTGCTGGAAGTACACCCTCGGGCAGCTCGAGAGGCTGTTCGATAACGATCCTGGATTCAATGCAAAGCTGAGGACTTTTTCCGATAAGGAGGGGGTTGAGATGCCCTTTGTTACGGATAATTCGAACTACATTATCGATTTGTACTTCGAGAGGGGGATCAGTGGCGATCTGGATGCCGTGAGTGATTCAATGCTGAGGTTCCCCGGGGTCGTGGAGCACGGGATGTTTCTGGGTATGGCGACGTCCGTGATCGTGGCTGGGAAGAATGGCGTAACTTTCATGGAGAAGTAG
- the LOC105048463 gene encoding uncharacterized protein isoform X1, giving the protein MGDHLALLVDHLLTESTLEAAIASRKQAQIGAVSASLGDPVSELTQKIIVADKTSPHKLVECRICQEEDVDSNMEIPCACCGSLKYAHRKCVQRWCDEKGDTICEICLQQFKPGYTAPPPLFHYGSIPMNFSFCVFIRGSWEISRQDLRDSEIITMVPSDRGLMSSDYDEYSASTTRSAIYCRLVTIVFMVLLVLRQILPLIIGGSGQYSLTLFSMLMLRTAGILLPVFVMARALTTFQRRRHQQVLLAPFWCCASFCHCWQFQFGSINIAGDSRYSRLFI; this is encoded by the exons ATGGGAGACCATCTTGCTTTGCTGGTGGACCACCTGCTGACCGAGTCAACGCTTGAAGCAGCAATTGCAAGCAGAAAACAAGCGCAGATTGGGGCTGTCTCGGCATCATTGGGGGATCCCGTGAGTGAATTAACTCAGAAGATAATTGTTGCAGACAAGACATCCCCGCACAAATTGGTCGAATGCCGAATCTGCCAAGAGGAAGATGTGGATTCCAACATGGAGATTCCCTGTGCATGCTGTGGCAGTTTAAAG TATGCTCACCGAAAATGTGTACAACGGTGGTGTGATGAGAAGGGCGACACCATTTGTGAGATTTGCCTGCAG CAATTCAAGCCGGGTTATACTGCCCCGCCTCCATTGTTTCACTATGGGAGTATCCCGATGAACTTCAG CTTCTGTGTCTTTATCAGGGGAAGCTGGGAGATTTCCCGACAGGATCTGCGTGATTCTGAGATCATAACAATGGTTCCATCGGATCGTGGTCTCATGAGTTCCGACTATGATGAGTATTCAGCTTCGACCACCAGAAGCGCAATTTATTGTCGATTGGTTACCATTGTT TTCATGGTTCTTTTGGTTCTTCGGCAGATTCTTCCTCTCATAATAGGTGGTTCCGGGCAGTATTCATTAACACTCTTCTCG ATGCTGATGTTGCGGACTGCTGGGATACTTCTACCAGTCTTTGTAATGGCAAGAGCTTTAACGACGTTTCAACGCCGACGCCATCAACAGGTGCTTCTTGCTCCCTTTTGGTGCTGTGCTTCCTTTTGCCATTGTTGGCAGTTCCAATTTGGATCAATTAACATTGCAGGTGACTCGAGATATTCCCGTCTCTTTATCTGA
- the LOC105048463 gene encoding uncharacterized protein isoform X5 — protein sequence MGDHLALLVDHLLTESTLEAAIASRKQAQIGAVSASLGDPVSELTQKIIVADKTSPHKLVECRICQEEDVDSNMEIPCACCGSLKYAHRKCVQRWCDEKGDTICEICLQQFKPGYTAPPPLFHYGSIPMNFSFCVFIRGSWEISRQDLRDSEIITMVPSDRGLMSSDYDEYSASTTRSAIYCRLVTIVFMVLLVLRQILPLIIGGSGQYSLTLFSMLMLRTAGILLPVFVMARALTTFQRRRHQQLMQSQPHLIRVH from the exons ATGGGAGACCATCTTGCTTTGCTGGTGGACCACCTGCTGACCGAGTCAACGCTTGAAGCAGCAATTGCAAGCAGAAAACAAGCGCAGATTGGGGCTGTCTCGGCATCATTGGGGGATCCCGTGAGTGAATTAACTCAGAAGATAATTGTTGCAGACAAGACATCCCCGCACAAATTGGTCGAATGCCGAATCTGCCAAGAGGAAGATGTGGATTCCAACATGGAGATTCCCTGTGCATGCTGTGGCAGTTTAAAG TATGCTCACCGAAAATGTGTACAACGGTGGTGTGATGAGAAGGGCGACACCATTTGTGAGATTTGCCTGCAG CAATTCAAGCCGGGTTATACTGCCCCGCCTCCATTGTTTCACTATGGGAGTATCCCGATGAACTTCAG CTTCTGTGTCTTTATCAGGGGAAGCTGGGAGATTTCCCGACAGGATCTGCGTGATTCTGAGATCATAACAATGGTTCCATCGGATCGTGGTCTCATGAGTTCCGACTATGATGAGTATTCAGCTTCGACCACCAGAAGCGCAATTTATTGTCGATTGGTTACCATTGTT TTCATGGTTCTTTTGGTTCTTCGGCAGATTCTTCCTCTCATAATAGGTGGTTCCGGGCAGTATTCATTAACACTCTTCTCG ATGCTGATGTTGCGGACTGCTGGGATACTTCTACCAGTCTTTGTAATGGCAAGAGCTTTAACGACGTTTCAACGCCGACGCCATCAACAG CTGATGCAGTCTCAACCACACCTCATTCGTGTGCACTAG
- the LOC105048463 gene encoding uncharacterized protein isoform X2 — protein MGDHLALLVDHLLTESTLEAAIASRKQAQIGAVSASLGDPVSELTQKIIVADKTSPHKLVECRICQEEDVDSNMEIPCACCGSLKYAHRKCVQRWCDEKGDTICEICLQQFKPGYTAPPPLFHYGSIPMNFSFCVFIRGSWEISRQDLRDSEIITMVPSDRGLMSSDYDEYSASTTRSAIYCRLVTIVFMVLLVLRQILPLIIGGSGQYSLTLFSMLMLRTAGILLPVFVMARALTTFQRRRHQQVTRDIPVSLSDGERVQSHSLQLMQSQPHLIRVH, from the exons ATGGGAGACCATCTTGCTTTGCTGGTGGACCACCTGCTGACCGAGTCAACGCTTGAAGCAGCAATTGCAAGCAGAAAACAAGCGCAGATTGGGGCTGTCTCGGCATCATTGGGGGATCCCGTGAGTGAATTAACTCAGAAGATAATTGTTGCAGACAAGACATCCCCGCACAAATTGGTCGAATGCCGAATCTGCCAAGAGGAAGATGTGGATTCCAACATGGAGATTCCCTGTGCATGCTGTGGCAGTTTAAAG TATGCTCACCGAAAATGTGTACAACGGTGGTGTGATGAGAAGGGCGACACCATTTGTGAGATTTGCCTGCAG CAATTCAAGCCGGGTTATACTGCCCCGCCTCCATTGTTTCACTATGGGAGTATCCCGATGAACTTCAG CTTCTGTGTCTTTATCAGGGGAAGCTGGGAGATTTCCCGACAGGATCTGCGTGATTCTGAGATCATAACAATGGTTCCATCGGATCGTGGTCTCATGAGTTCCGACTATGATGAGTATTCAGCTTCGACCACCAGAAGCGCAATTTATTGTCGATTGGTTACCATTGTT TTCATGGTTCTTTTGGTTCTTCGGCAGATTCTTCCTCTCATAATAGGTGGTTCCGGGCAGTATTCATTAACACTCTTCTCG ATGCTGATGTTGCGGACTGCTGGGATACTTCTACCAGTCTTTGTAATGGCAAGAGCTTTAACGACGTTTCAACGCCGACGCCATCAACAG GTGACTCGAGATATTCCCGTCTCTTTATCTGATGGAGAAAGGGTACAATCTCATTCCTTGCAGCTGATGCAGTCTCAACCACACCTCATTCGTGTGCACTAG
- the LOC105048463 gene encoding uncharacterized protein isoform X3, with protein sequence MGDHLALLVDHLLTESTLEAAIASRKQAQIGAVSASLGDPVSELTQKIIVADKTSPHKLVECRICQEEDVDSNMEIPCACCGSLKYAHRKCVQRWCDEKGDTICEICLQQFKPGYTAPPPLFHYGSIPMNFRGSWEISRQDLRDSEIITMVPSDRGLMSSDYDEYSASTTRSAIYCRLVTIVFMVLLVLRQILPLIIGGSGQYSLTLFSMLMLRTAGILLPVFVMARALTTFQRRRHQQVLLAPFWCCASFCHCWQFQFGSINIAGDSRYSRLFI encoded by the exons ATGGGAGACCATCTTGCTTTGCTGGTGGACCACCTGCTGACCGAGTCAACGCTTGAAGCAGCAATTGCAAGCAGAAAACAAGCGCAGATTGGGGCTGTCTCGGCATCATTGGGGGATCCCGTGAGTGAATTAACTCAGAAGATAATTGTTGCAGACAAGACATCCCCGCACAAATTGGTCGAATGCCGAATCTGCCAAGAGGAAGATGTGGATTCCAACATGGAGATTCCCTGTGCATGCTGTGGCAGTTTAAAG TATGCTCACCGAAAATGTGTACAACGGTGGTGTGATGAGAAGGGCGACACCATTTGTGAGATTTGCCTGCAG CAATTCAAGCCGGGTTATACTGCCCCGCCTCCATTGTTTCACTATGGGAGTATCCCGATGAACTTCAG GGGAAGCTGGGAGATTTCCCGACAGGATCTGCGTGATTCTGAGATCATAACAATGGTTCCATCGGATCGTGGTCTCATGAGTTCCGACTATGATGAGTATTCAGCTTCGACCACCAGAAGCGCAATTTATTGTCGATTGGTTACCATTGTT TTCATGGTTCTTTTGGTTCTTCGGCAGATTCTTCCTCTCATAATAGGTGGTTCCGGGCAGTATTCATTAACACTCTTCTCG ATGCTGATGTTGCGGACTGCTGGGATACTTCTACCAGTCTTTGTAATGGCAAGAGCTTTAACGACGTTTCAACGCCGACGCCATCAACAGGTGCTTCTTGCTCCCTTTTGGTGCTGTGCTTCCTTTTGCCATTGTTGGCAGTTCCAATTTGGATCAATTAACATTGCAGGTGACTCGAGATATTCCCGTCTCTTTATCTGA